GTCAACTCTATAATTACATGCGACCCTAGATGCAAACTTGTATAGCTCTATGGTAAGGTGATCGGTGATTTTCGTTTGTGCGatctcgctcaccagtagacggcctcaatgccgaaggccctacAGAGTGTGAAATGAGCACGACGTCAGTGTAGCGCACTCAAGGCACCAAAAATATTCGTTCTACTCTTTATCCTTGCTCTTAGGGAGCCGACAGTAATGACAGGTGAGCGAATTCCATGCGCACCTGCACTGTGAGATGTGACCCTCCCACCTATCcttgtgtctaaaatgtgaccttcCCCCAATCACTGCAATATTCatcccaggaataactgaaacaatatcagctaatttacttAACAATCAACTCCATTGTTATGAAAGTtacggacagaaattacaggaggGAGGGCTGGCCTTTTGGGAGGGAGGgttgcaatttatcacgcaagcatatttgaagggtcatgcacttgcgggagggtcaccatattttgcgcaactatAAGGCAGCGAGATGTGGCTGATGTAGTGcttcaccaaaaaatatcaatatattggagtctatcaggcaaaatATAGACAATTTGCCCACACACAACAAGCtatatatgtacatttacatatgattggaactattttggggaattggatgagagtaattattaggaaaatgtaacgaaatcgaaatttttacagctgaaattttacaaaatgatagaatagtgtaaaatttgaaatattgttctcatcgaaaAAAACAACGAAAAAACAACGATTATTGTACActtctttcatcggattcattttcatcaaaaaagtatatttttgtgtaaatgtactaaagaaacgagacaaaatgtttaaaatttctctaattgacgactttttagtcagggcacttttgaaatgtccctgactttttcgtgaatttaaggcttcataaacattaaattaagtcagggcacattttaaatgaccctgactgacttaactgtaaatcaatcgaaaagtttcattttggtcgaggaaaagtgacaaactgagattattactagtgtttcagtaatgaagaaactccAGGCAAGCTCACATATTTccattcaaatatgaaaattgttcatatgttttgaacaatactGCATTAGATACTGTCATGCACTGatcttactcataacatttcaacagctttgtaaattttgaataaaattttaaagatggtaagcaaatatggtgtaatattacacaaatttctacaattcttgagaaattgtgccaatccaattatcccaatttagttccaatcgtgttatttacatatgtttgataatatatgtaaatatactttGCTTGAAGAGGGAATTAAaacgtgcatgtgtgtacaagaaattggatttttggatttcattgaaaatgttgatttaataTGCATAGGCCTAATAGTCtgtgatgaaactatgaataatttttttctggtacaaaactaggtaaatctgtgtatttatgtactcttgaatATTCagattaatgtacttgattagactagggtggctACAAATGGATTTGTGttcaagaaattggattttggaatttcacctaaatgttgatttaatatacatggtagtctgtgAGAGAATAAGGATCGATTGTTTGCCAATATAtaacataaaactaacaatatatatgcatttatagacatttgataattgatattacACCTGGCCACGTgtttcatatgtttttgtctcttctctttcatcagttttaacttttgaaggtgtttaatgtagaaTACCgatgcatcttctttgcttgtgaagcttgtcgataatgtgCATGTTATAATAAGAATCAGTGTATTTCGTCGGCAATttgctattcaggaaatatcaaatggacaTTCAAAGGTTTGGCTGTAAAATCATCTTCTGTTAAAAATGACCCTCCCACGAAGACAGGTTTataaacaatgacagttttctaaaaagtgaacCTCCCCGATTCGCCCGGCCAATCCCCTGTCATTACTGAAGGCTCTCTTGTCTATCAAAAAATAACACATCAGAATAGTCTACACTAATCTTGTCACTTTGGGGGTTAAAATATCCTGGAACACAGCGATCATACTCGACATTACGCGTGTGTCGGTTCTGAGTTGAACACGTctggtatttgcatattttacaaatgGGTGCGCTTCACTGTTGCTGCGCTTTCTCCAAGCCTATAGGGCCTTCAGCATCACGGGCACCATTTAAATTAAGTCGATTGGTGGGTATACAAATGAACAGTAATGTAATGTTAAAACGTTAATTTCTATGTGTATgctaaaaattgattttggaattttatcgaaatctttatttacaATACGTTGTAGTCTATGTGGAAACTATGAATTCTTATTTTAACTTGGGGTCTTTTTCTAATACAAAACTATTTAAATCTGTGCGTTTATAAATGTGTAACCATTGACATAAATTTACGCAATGAGAATAGAGTATTTGAACAACAAAtgtgatatttgaattttacaCAAGTTATTACTTGTAAAGATAAGAAGGCAATCtttaaaagttcaaaggtcaaataagaaattatatgtcaattacGATATTATTAATATCAACTGTGACACGCAGGGGAGGTTCATTGTTTTTTGCACATGGAATTAGAAAGGGGTTACCGTTTTTCTCGCAAACACATTTCAAGGGTGACTCAAAGGATTAATCAAACAAATCAGATGAAAATttgaggggggtcaaattttagaaatttatgTGGAGAAGGGTCGGATTTTGTATTTAATTCATAGCTTACTCCCCCTCCCCGCCTAAAAATGAATGCTCACTAAGCGACTGTTACTGTTACAAACTTGTGATTTGGGGTCGTTTTGCTGAGTGACTATTCTGAGGTATTTCAATCTGTTGAAACGGCGACAAGAAATAATCTCAGCGATCTTTCGTGCGTGACAATATTTCCGATGTCAATTTATCATTCGCATTATGCGAACCTATCCACATTTACTCCATTAATGCAAAACTATTAATACTATACATTTTTATGAAGTAAATTCTTTTAAATTAAAGTTAAAGCTACTGTTTTATGACCACAATATCTTCGTCATCTGCCGGAATATACAACTCTCCATTCAACTCCTCGCAACATTCTCTtaaatatttcatgtaattGTTTACAACTTCTGGAGGCGCAGTCTTTCTGAAGTCGTGTAGTTGAACGAGAAAATTCACGATCAAGTTTCCGTCTTTCGATTCTTCTTTGAAACACTCGTCAGCTTTGAAACGCATCTTCCTGTACTTAGTCTGTATCTTTACATCCGGGATACGACGATATAAGGTATCGCGAAGAGTACTTGACCCCGCGAATTTAAGTAACATGGAGTCAGGGATAATGTTACTAATGCGAAGATAATTGTTTTCCCAGGCACCTGCAGATACATGGAAACAATGAAATAACCAAAATGtctatgacaattatcatttaatgataaaaataaaaataaaataaaaataaaataaaggcaCAGATTAAAATACTTTCGTAACCTCGAAAGGGGAGGAATTAAAGTGAGTTGCTCATAGGTTTATCACACTCTCgaacaaaatcagaaaaatttcaGTGATCTTCTTTTAAGGACATTATTTTCCGTTGTCGATTGTACAGTTATTCACTAATGCGTTAATAACACTCCATGGTCTAATGTTTTGGTGAGTTTGCACGTTTTTGAAAGGGAAAGAGGTGAGTCTGATCATGGAATCTTTCTATCTTCCTTGATTTGTATAACAGCCAGCAATATAGAGCAGATCGATATTACGTGCAAAAGATAAAGGAAAGCCATAACTTTACACAGTACAAAATAGTCAATTATATTACTCATCGAAAATGAGAATCTGCAGGGGTGGTGGATTTCCGATCATTAATTTAATATCGTTCTCGGTGAGTGTTTCCCTGGAACACCGGGTTCAAATAAATATAACGCAACATTCGAAGGCAAAATGAAGTATTTAGCAGTTTTTAAGGAGTGCGTCTATAGCTTTACTCAACGTGTACGTGTCTGAGATGCTGATACTGCACAGTAACTTCAAAGGATTTAATCATACCGACAACCAGCATAGTAAACAGCATCCCTCCCTTGTTCAGTTGACCATACAACTCAACGATGACGCTTTCTGGCAGATGATACGCACTATGTTGAAGATGGATAATATCAAATCCTCCTAGCTCTTTTCTGGTTTTCGTCTTGCTGAGAAACTCTTCTATAGTGGTAAGTTGGAAGTCAAAATTTGTACTCATCCAAAGACCCCTTTCCCGTTTCGACTTCACCAATGCACTAAATTCGTGTACTTGACTCTCGACAGGCTCTACGACTGTGTAAAGAACACTGCGGTATTTGCTGTCCAGTGTGTCAATAATTGGAATATCCAAGATCCCTGTTAAAGTATGAAAAGAACGGCAATCAACAGATACATTATAGAGCTCTTTgatcttaaagaggcactcccacttgataacatttttaaaacacatatttttaatgccaacggtcgatatttgacgtggcgactccgcgcggattgCGAGATAtataaaacatgtcatttcccgagtgTATTTTTCACATCGAAGTTTTACGaccgtttctggttatgacccgaaatcccccgaaatgtgttgttgtgctgattgacgatattctaaggagtccaaaacgttcgaatgacacaattaatttacctcctactgcgatgactttatatacatcattatcattgccCTTACccctggtaattcttttttaaaacttctccttattttttgtcgttttcattattctcaatcagttgtattaaatttttaaacaataccaaaTAGATATCACTTTTTACGttaaaaatattagttgcctctgatgactacattttgtcgtctgccacacagttacgcgtggttcgatacatagtggccgcgtggtatgcgcgcctACCACGTGgtggccactatgcatactatgtatcaaccgcacctatatATCTgtactagtcacctatgcgaattctggtggaatcagcaaagtaactttgtttttcgtttttttgccgagtcaggactcggctttctcccacgggacatgaccgctcaccgacgcgagtggtactgctgtggcatacagcagtgtcagcgtagactcgtactccatagcttatttgacaatggccccagtgccgaacgttttatgttcggaagctgaattcaggtgggccaccggaattcaaactttaacttttttgaggacatgtttttatcgatatctcgtgatccgcgcgcaatcgcaatgtcaaatatcgaccgttggcattaaaaaaatgtgttttaaaaatgttaccaagtgggagtgcctctttaagaaaAAAACATCGTTCAACGGATCTTCTCTGTCGCCGAGACAACAGAGGCATCTAGCGtttaaaatcaatttcaacGTTTCCTTTCGAACTGATAACAGTTTTATCGATATTGGATGAACAAACACTAAACACCAATTACAGGTTCAGAAAAGAGAATagtgataaaaatgataaagaaaaaacatatataaccacaacaaaatttacaataaaaacaaaataaacttaGACAAGTTAAAACAGATAACAACATGTATATATCAATCGATAGCTGGTGTAAAATGAGtctaaaagtaataaaattaccaaaaatgtcTAAACTTTGtccattaaaaatacaaataaataagtTTTCGCTCggtgataaaaagaaaatattcgtACAATGAGATGCTTGTCAAAGAAGACGTGTGAGATGCACAGCTATAGTTAAAAGGGGAGAATAAAAAATGATCCGTGCAAGTACATCGGATATGATGTTGTAATAAGAACTTACAATTTTGTACAGGAATATAGTATCTGCAAATGCCCGTATCTGTCCAAGGTGGACagatcaatttttttacaaaggctGTTATACATTTCGTTAGAATATGGTATCAGGGAGGGAACATAAAGAACACTATGGTTAATTACAAACGTTACCTATATTGCAGAGGGAATACTTGCCACCGATTTCGCAGTGTTTTCAAAACGTTACAAATCCGGCAACGACAGAAGGGACGACTTCTATAAACAATTCACAATTTCTCCCTAGCTTAATTCAGAGCTTCACGAAGTACACGGTTAAACGTTTTCTTTGTATATGGTAATTATTTAGACAAACTGTAATGAGCTGTTGTTATAAAACCACTTTGATTAATGTATTAAAGAGTGTCTTTATTGCAAGATTAATAAATCATTCTTTATGGCGCTCATTCAAAAGTAAAACGGCAAGAATGACTTCCATGTCTGAGCGATGGTTTATACGATTTTGAGAGAGGGGAACAaaaagtaagaatatattgagtTACGATTAAATCATCCTTACCATCCGACGCTCCTACAGCAAGCACTCGAAGCGTAGAATCTGTCTCTCCACAGAACACAAAGCTCTCAAATGCATCCTTTACATCTTTCTCACGTTGACCGAGATAATCTTCGTACCCATGACGGCATATTGCCTGAAGTCCTTCGAAGTACTCTTTAGGGAAGTGAACTAAAGCCTTCAAGTCTTGAGTCATTTTAAGCTTGAAGGGAAACAAAAATGTGCAGGACATGATAACTATACTAAAGATAACTAGACGATACAGTTACTGTGCTTTTGTATATTGCTGTAGCCATGGTAGTTATAAAGTTTTTGTGACTATTGTCTTGGTCATACTTTTCATTATATTGCTCCTTTCTTCCCAACATGTTTTCGTAATTTTACCTCAGTCTGGTATTTGATAAGCTTATGTGAATATACCGTATGGCACCCATACATACAAATTCCAACTTATTTCGTTATATTAACTTTCTGCGACGACTTTGTGAACAATGTCAACACTGTCGACAGTCATTTGTGCCATTTTCGTCGCTGCAGTAACACTGCACACGGCTGAGTCAAGAGCCGATGTCTTGCGGCATTTGCGTTCATACTTTCGGCATTCCCGACTCGCACCATCGGCGCTACGCTTGCGACCTTACCCCGTATGTGCGAGAGGCTGTACCGGGTCATAGAAAAGAAAGGACACGACGGACTATCAATAATCTAAACTATGTATTGTGACCATGAATCTCTATAGTAATCATTTGTTTCATGAGTGCTACCAATCTATACAACCAATTTAATCTCATGAGCTTCTAAAGAAGATGGCCAGGTCAAATCGCATTTTGTCCTGGGTAGGTATTCAACATCATCGCAATAATTTTTTAGTCAATATTCGTCTGAGTTACCCGACAATGAGCCTACCTCATCAGTCATCAGCCTACCTTGTCAGAGATTTGCACAATAGAGAGAGCAGATACGGTATGTCAGGAACCCTTGGCGTTAGTTGTATGAACAAAGAATAGCAGCACATATTTTGATCAAATTCATCCCTGAATGTAAGGTTTTATGGAAAACTTCATGCAATGCAGTTAACAAGTGTAAATTTTGAACAGGTAAATGTGAATATGTAGCGTTCATGTGGGCTGGGCATCGTTGAAGGTAGGGTCATCCCAGGTCACTCATACACTGCAATGTAAAGAGAGTGTCACTAGAATAACCGATCTCAAGTAATACAGTGCGTCGGACCGCAATCTTTATAACCCTGCGTTTTAGTAGCCTTGCGCAGAGTGGTGTCATTCAGACTAAGAGGGTTTTTTCCTTTAGATGACAATTTTTGGATTTGCCATTTGACAAGTTAACGTTCCTTCATCCAGACGCACTGCATTGTAACTCAACAAGGCATATTCTTGTCAAATTGATCGCTTTGCCGGTGCTTTGGTGAATGTGCCAATCACATGTGTTCAACAACAAAATTGCTATATTGTCGCAAGCGTTGACAGTGTACAGTATTTGTGCAAATGTGTTTGCGTACAAGCTTATGCGTCCTGTGTTAATATGTATCTTGAGCAGAGCTTTATCctttcatcaatgtctgtacATGCTGTATGTCCTGTACTGCATGTCTATGTACTCGTGTATTCTCACAGATACGAACGTATGTGTAGCTACCGCATATATATATccgtatatgtatgtacaaacatatggtatgtatgtgtgtatgtatgtatgtgtgtgaatgtatgtgtgtattatatgtattgtgtgtatgtatgtatgtatgtatgtatgtatgtatgtatgtatgtatgtatgtatgtatgtatgtatgtatgtatgtgtacttGTTCGTGTTATGTCTATGtctatgtatgtacgtatttgtgcgtttgtgtgtgtctgtgtacgCATtcatgtttatgtatgtatcaatGCAGAGAGACAATGATGTATgcgtgtacatgtaaatatgtgCGCTTAAACGTTattaaatgtgtaaaattattattttacattCGTGCTATAGCTTTGCCGTTGCCTTGAAGAATGTGACATGTACAGTAACATCACATACCACGACACATTATTCAGATCCAGAATCGTCACATATGGCAGTAATATCTACATCTTTACCGTCATTTGACTGATAATTGATCGTATTTGCTAATGTATATAGACACTTTATCGTAACAGCTAGACTGTATGTGTAACAATGGCAGGGTATAGGCAGGAGATAGTGGCTTGGTCACAGGTCATGTCATTGCTTCCTATAGTCGCAAGGCACAAGTGTCCTCTGCATGTAGCAGTCAAGACAGGAGGACATAATTTGTTTATGCTAACAGTGATATCGCTCTTACCTTTAAGGTGAAGAAAGTCGAGGGTCGTGTTTCACAGATGCGTCTAACATGTTCAGGATATGCGCATGCGGTATGTACAGGAAGTGTGCTGCGCAGTAAGGTCAACTCTATAATTACATGCAAACCTGTCCCTGCCATATGTGTCAAATACGGTACATTATGCATACCAATAACAAGTCACATGCGGAAACTAGAACAGAACGATAAAGGGAGCGCAGGTCAGGTCAAACCAATGGGGTTAAACTCATAAAGAGAACCGATTATGAGTTCACCTTATTGCATGTTACATTTGCAGAGTGTAGAAAGGATAAACGCAGTGAACACGATGTTATAGTAACTCTAAGAATTATCAACTTCAGCTTTCAGATGTTACAGCACCTGGACGCTGAAACGACAACTTGACTTATTTAATTTAAAGCCCGATGCCGTTGTCGTAACATCTACGGAAAGTAGGGTATCTTGCATCTCCCTTCTGTTTTGTTTAAGATAAACGGCTTAAGGATTGCACGTTATTACGATTAAAATAATCGAAATtacaaatcgaaaatgtcaagATAAGCGTCTTAGAATATGGCATATCAAGAATCACAGCATAAGAAGTGGTGGACGCAACTTGTCATGAGTTGATACAACTCTTCATAGTCTGTTATATCCACAGTATTATTTGATTTATGTGCCTCATACACTTTCTGGGTTGTACTTGTAAACAAATGTTCCCCCTTGCTCACTTCCTTGAAAGTACTTGTTTACGCATATTTTCATCACAGGTTTGTTGTACTGTCCTGTATATCTTGGGCAGAGCTGTATCCTTTTATCAATGTCTGTACATGCTGTATGTCCTGTACTGCATGTCTACGTACTCGTGTATTCTCACATACGAACGTATGTGTAGCTACcacatgtgtatgtgtgtatatacatgGACAAAcacatttgtatgtatgtatgtatgtatgtatgtatgtatgtattgttatgtaggtcatttcccccacactcatcatgacctgagttcaattagtcctagaacattctcaaggtcactgcccttgatgacctcacaaccttgaattcaattagtcatgtttggaatgttctggaaagttgattagttgtgtaagggagataattttagaacagtaattagcatgtcaataaaagttctagattgttcttatatgcctttataaaagggacgtgctcagcttccagtcagacttttggatcgtgtctcttgtgtgttactaaactccagcagtagtcattctcaagacttttcaagaccttcactgccaacgctggatttatactgtggactttatgcatcttcaagcctgcaaggactgttcattcatccaactgactgttacaactctgagactggagctttgccgtcccagctgagataagtagtctgtacacttttaaagtttgtactctatccctgacttagcaattagttttattttcgtaataaattttgtttaaacgttaactgctgagttcacccttttgttcgttttctctgcacgtaacaaattgggggcttgtccgggatacgaatattttgagccgtttgacaacatttttcctgcttttttaaaactactgtatactgtgaactcagcgaaatttaatcatggcggaatttaaaccagaggaaatggatgaccttgatcaggacacatttgattccctcagaaaagacgacctcataacactggccaatttccttgaGGTAGAAGTTAAACgctctatgcgcaagcgagaaatacagttcaagattgcaaaacatttagttaaatcaggccattttgaggagtctgccttaaaagattatgagccgagtctacctctgaactcagaaaattagaattagaaatgcagacaaatttgaagatcaagaaactagaattacaaatgagagagaaagaattacaaatggaagaaagacagagagagaaagataggcaggaaagattagaaatggaagaaagacagaaagagagggaattggaaatgaaagaaaaagaattgcaaatggaagaaagacaagggagaaagaaagagaggaaaaagaaaaggaaagagaattagcagaacaccgactgcagttagaaatgagactttagagcttagaaagtcaggaaaattcttcccttcagacaattttgacatcactaagcatttcaggttagttccccctttccaagaaaaggatgttgataaatatttccttcattttgagaaaattgctcagagtctgaactggcctaaggagtcctggtctatgcttttgcagagtgctttggtgggtaaagccagagaaatttacattcagttgtcagtagaacaggcttcaaattatgattctgtgaaggaattaattctcaagggctatgagttggtgcctgaagcttaccgtcagaaatttagggattgtgagaaggtgaaggatcaaacttatgttgaatttgctagaacaaaagaacaactgttgatcgttggtgttcttcggaaaaggtcagtcagaattatgacaaatta
The DNA window shown above is from Ptychodera flava strain L36383 chromosome 5, AS_Pfla_20210202, whole genome shotgun sequence and carries:
- the LOC139133317 gene encoding histamine N-methyltransferase-like, giving the protein MHNVPYLTHMAGTGLHVIIELTLLRSTLPVHTACAYPEHVRRICETRPSTFFTLKLKMTQDLKALVHFPKEYFEGLQAICRHGYEDYLGQREKDVKDAFESFVFCGETDSTLRVLAVGASDGILDIPIIDTLDSKYRSVLYTVVEPVESQVHEFSALVKSKRERGLWMSTNFDFQLTTIEEFLSKTKTRKELGGFDIIHLQHSAYHLPESVIVELYGQLNKGGMLFTMLVVGAWENNYLRISNIIPDSMLLKFAGSSTLRDTLYRRIPDVKIQTKYRKMRFKADECFKEESKDGNLIVNFLVQLHDFRKTAPPEVVNNYMKYLRECCEELNGELYIPADDEDIVVIKQ